One part of the Arthrobacter tumbae genome encodes these proteins:
- the istB gene encoding IS21-like element helper ATPase IstB, with product MSPVTTTNTTAPPLPADLEALMRQLKMPHARALAPELITTAKAQRWEPVEVIKALFTEETAGRARSMLANRRKAAGFPTGKTFDAWDPDASSIPAPTQHALRTLEWVTRRENLVVCGPSGTGKTFFLEALGQQAVEAGMRVAWFRLEDLGVLIRAHRTDDSVTRAVSRILRAELVVIDDIGLLPVATDAAEGLYRVVDAAYEKRSIAISSNLHPAGFDELMPKTLATATVDRLLHHAHVCQTSGDSIRLTQALAGKGVTALN from the coding sequence ATGAGCCCGGTCACCACAACCAACACCACCGCACCGCCCCTGCCTGCGGACCTTGAAGCGCTGATGCGTCAGTTGAAGATGCCGCACGCCCGCGCCCTGGCACCGGAACTGATCACCACCGCTAAAGCGCAGCGTTGGGAGCCGGTCGAGGTCATCAAGGCCCTCTTCACGGAGGAAACCGCCGGACGGGCACGGTCCATGCTCGCCAACCGGCGCAAAGCAGCAGGATTCCCCACCGGGAAAACCTTCGACGCCTGGGACCCCGACGCGTCTTCCATCCCCGCCCCCACCCAACACGCGCTACGGACCCTGGAATGGGTCACCCGGCGGGAAAACCTGGTCGTCTGCGGGCCCTCCGGAACCGGGAAAACGTTCTTCCTCGAAGCACTCGGCCAGCAAGCCGTGGAAGCCGGGATGCGCGTGGCCTGGTTCCGGCTCGAAGACCTCGGCGTCCTGATCCGGGCGCACCGCACCGATGACAGCGTCACCAGGGCCGTGTCCCGGATCCTCCGCGCCGAGCTCGTGGTCATTGATGACATCGGGCTGTTGCCGGTGGCCACGGACGCCGCCGAAGGTCTCTACCGGGTCGTGGACGCAGCCTACGAGAAGCGCTCCATTGCGATCAGCTCCAACCTCCACCCCGCCGGTTTCGATGAGCTCATGCCCAAAACCCTCGCCACCGCCACCGTGGACCGGCTCCTGCATCACGCCCACGTCTGCCAAACAAGCGGCGATTCGATCCGCCTCACCCAAGCCCTCGCCGGTAAGGGGGTCACAGCCCTGAACTAA
- a CDS encoding CU044_5270 family protein, protein MNSPTFQTDRSEALRRQLVNLPSGTATASVAASSTAAVAIRPQRKKRTGRIVLIAAATCLGLLGIGQTSVTVQTAHAAGILNTVAERISSFHDLQPAPGEYLLISTDGNWMGGGVNEDGQEWREMTEQRIDVYVPGDPTKEWVLDREWGAMGPIPAHEETISAHDGEFYELPWTVPFTADDIANLPRDGQALYDYFNSTYQGGSASRDENNFVRITDLLRTGLVPADLRAGLYEALALIPGVAASENQANLNGKTGIAIGRTEPLRAGERDEIIIDPDSGLIIGERTLMTYAAFGFGANEILGHTAIEYETVDAAAVPEP, encoded by the coding sequence ATGAACTCCCCGACGTTTCAAACCGATCGAAGTGAAGCGTTACGCCGGCAGTTGGTCAACCTGCCCTCGGGAACAGCCACAGCATCCGTAGCTGCTTCATCAACTGCGGCTGTAGCGATTCGGCCACAACGAAAGAAGCGGACCGGACGCATAGTCCTGATAGCAGCCGCGACGTGCCTGGGCCTCCTCGGCATCGGCCAAACAAGCGTGACCGTCCAGACAGCCCACGCTGCAGGAATCCTGAACACGGTGGCAGAGCGAATCTCGTCCTTCCATGATCTCCAACCAGCGCCCGGTGAGTACCTTCTCATCAGCACAGACGGGAACTGGATGGGCGGCGGCGTCAACGAGGACGGCCAGGAGTGGCGTGAGATGACAGAGCAGAGAATCGACGTCTACGTTCCCGGGGACCCGACCAAAGAATGGGTACTCGATCGGGAATGGGGGGCGATGGGGCCCATACCAGCACACGAGGAAACGATCAGCGCCCACGACGGCGAATTCTACGAATTGCCCTGGACCGTACCATTCACCGCGGACGACATTGCCAACCTTCCTCGTGACGGACAAGCACTGTACGACTACTTCAACTCCACCTATCAGGGTGGGTCCGCATCACGCGATGAGAACAACTTCGTTCGCATCACCGACCTGTTGCGGACCGGTCTCGTCCCTGCCGACCTACGAGCAGGGCTCTACGAAGCGCTGGCCCTAATCCCCGGAGTCGCAGCATCGGAAAACCAAGCCAACCTCAACGGCAAAACAGGGATCGCAATTGGACGCACGGAGCCGCTCCGCGCCGGAGAACGAGATGAAATCATCATCGATCCCGACTCCGGCCTGATCATCGGCGAACGAACTCTGATGACATACGCCGCATTCGGGTTCGGCGCCAATGAGATCCTCGGGCACACCGCCATCGAATATGAAACCGTCGATGCCGCAGCTGTACCTGAACCATGA
- a CDS encoding RNA polymerase sigma factor — protein sequence MSGEPAVSDETLWRKVVNGDGDSFGVLFDRHRDRVFHHALRVVTSAHTAEDITAIVFYEAWRRREYVRMVNSSIIAWLLVTTNNTIRNHGRHQRRHKQFLGQLPAPLSQPDIADEVTDVDERERQTMILRKAFAQLKPLARDVLTLCVIEGLSTRDASTALGIAEGTVKSRLHRAKSQLGNLYEEVSSTREPVGRPVHGRKTS from the coding sequence ATGAGTGGGGAACCTGCAGTCTCGGATGAGACATTGTGGCGGAAAGTGGTCAACGGTGACGGTGACTCCTTCGGCGTCCTTTTCGATCGCCACCGGGACCGGGTCTTTCATCACGCTTTACGTGTGGTGACATCCGCTCATACAGCCGAGGACATCACCGCCATCGTTTTCTACGAGGCCTGGCGGCGGCGTGAGTATGTTCGCATGGTCAACTCATCGATCATCGCCTGGTTGCTGGTGACGACCAATAACACGATCCGCAATCACGGCCGACACCAACGCCGCCATAAGCAGTTCCTCGGACAGCTCCCGGCTCCACTCTCCCAGCCGGACATCGCTGACGAGGTGACCGATGTTGACGAGCGCGAACGGCAAACAATGATCCTGAGGAAAGCTTTTGCGCAGCTCAAACCCTTGGCGCGTGACGTTCTCACATTGTGTGTGATCGAGGGGCTCAGCACTCGAGATGCCAGTACCGCGCTAGGTATCGCTGAAGGAACTGTAAAGTCCCGCCTTCACCGGGCGAAGAGCCAGCTCGGCAACCTCTACGAAGAAGTCTCCAGCACGAGGGAGCCGGTTGGCCGGCCGGTGCACGGAAGGAAAACATCATGA
- a CDS encoding tetratricopeptide repeat protein: protein MKIVQQESDWKLSFRQTIEDAELEPETLYNAANDLQRISRAEAIELLYQLAIDAGITDALLNYGIFLWDEGKLKQAIPLLERAYEADDPHAALTLGQIYFELNDAKTAITWFERSGDHPYVPVRLSRAYRSLGAENTALRILLEAREKNPAAAVELVLSGELEVDESIELLERHMDEGGVDVLIPLANLYGRKGRAADEIELLRRAVGASEPNALHNLGLALWQAGHRQEGRTLLKEAAQSGDHLAAQALHGLRRKRRKR from the coding sequence GTGAAGATTGTTCAACAAGAAAGTGATTGGAAGCTGAGCTTCCGCCAAACGATCGAGGACGCCGAACTCGAACCGGAGACGCTGTATAACGCAGCCAATGACCTCCAGCGGATCTCAAGAGCAGAAGCGATCGAGCTGCTCTATCAGCTGGCGATTGACGCAGGCATTACCGACGCTCTGCTGAATTACGGCATCTTCCTGTGGGACGAAGGCAAGCTCAAGCAGGCTATTCCTCTTCTTGAGCGAGCCTACGAGGCCGATGACCCGCATGCTGCCCTGACACTCGGACAGATCTACTTTGAACTCAACGATGCAAAGACAGCAATCACCTGGTTCGAGCGATCAGGTGATCACCCATACGTGCCGGTGCGCCTGTCCCGCGCGTACCGTTCCCTCGGAGCCGAGAACACCGCACTGAGAATCCTCCTGGAGGCAAGAGAGAAGAACCCTGCAGCTGCCGTCGAGCTCGTACTGAGTGGAGAGCTGGAGGTTGACGAGTCGATTGAACTCCTCGAGCGCCACATGGATGAAGGCGGTGTCGACGTGCTCATCCCGCTGGCGAACCTCTATGGGAGAAAGGGCCGTGCCGCCGACGAAATCGAACTGCTCCGTCGAGCCGTCGGCGCCAGCGAACCGAATGCACTGCACAATCTCGGGCTAGCGCTTTGGCAAGCAGGACACCGCCAGGAAGGCAGAACACTCTTGAAGGAAGCTGCGCAAAGCGGTGACCATCTCGCCGCTCAAGCGTTGCACGGTCTCCGTAGAAAGCGCCGCAAGAGATAG
- a CDS encoding zinc-binding dehydrogenase: protein MTAQSRAIVLSAFEEPFELRSFDIPEPGPQAAIVDVEYAGICGTDVHLQAGRLPIPTPVVLGHEAVGRIAALGEGLTHDVLGEPLAVGDAVAWQNSVACGRCRYCLVEQQPTLCTGSRRIYGINQRADTFPHLSGGWADSMYLQPGTTLVKLPEGITPRDVIPLGCAGPTAVHGVLYETKISFGDIVVIQGSGPVGVAAAIYAQLSGAAKVIIVGGPASRLETTANLGVGHEHFDVMDGTSTEDRIAAVKGLTPHGQGADVVIECAGIPSAVAEGIEMVRPAGQYCVVGQYTDHGATPINPHYITRKQLTVQGSWGFSPQHYIRYIQTLPRLLAEFDLASILTEYPLDQANQAIADVKAGTVMKAVLRPAAAGV from the coding sequence ATGACCGCTCAGAGTCGAGCAATAGTGCTTTCAGCCTTCGAGGAACCGTTCGAGTTGAGGAGCTTTGACATCCCGGAGCCCGGCCCACAGGCGGCCATCGTCGACGTGGAATATGCGGGCATTTGCGGCACCGACGTTCACCTCCAGGCCGGCCGGTTGCCCATCCCCACTCCCGTCGTTCTTGGGCATGAGGCTGTGGGACGCATCGCCGCACTAGGTGAGGGCCTGACACACGACGTCCTCGGTGAGCCCCTGGCCGTAGGCGACGCCGTTGCCTGGCAGAATAGCGTGGCTTGCGGCCGTTGCCGGTACTGCCTTGTCGAGCAGCAACCGACGCTCTGCACGGGGTCTCGAAGGATCTACGGCATCAACCAGCGCGCTGACACCTTCCCGCATCTTTCCGGCGGCTGGGCTGACAGTATGTACCTCCAGCCCGGAACCACATTGGTGAAACTTCCTGAGGGCATCACCCCCCGGGACGTCATTCCTCTTGGCTGCGCCGGACCCACCGCTGTTCATGGTGTCCTGTACGAAACGAAGATCAGTTTCGGCGACATCGTCGTAATTCAGGGCAGCGGCCCGGTCGGCGTGGCTGCCGCCATTTATGCCCAGCTATCCGGTGCGGCGAAGGTAATCATTGTGGGCGGCCCAGCGTCCCGTCTCGAGACCACCGCTAATCTCGGTGTCGGACATGAGCACTTCGATGTCATGGACGGGACCAGCACCGAAGACCGCATTGCCGCGGTGAAGGGTCTTACACCGCATGGCCAGGGCGCCGACGTCGTCATCGAATGTGCGGGAATTCCTTCGGCTGTGGCCGAGGGTATCGAAATGGTACGTCCGGCGGGACAGTACTGTGTCGTCGGCCAGTACACGGACCACGGCGCCACTCCGATCAACCCGCACTACATCACCCGTAAGCAACTGACAGTGCAAGGCTCGTGGGGCTTCTCCCCACAGCACTACATCCGCTACATCCAGACGCTGCCGCGGCTGCTCGCGGAATTCGACCTCGCGAGCATTCTGACGGAGTACCCGCTGGACCAGGCGAACCAGGCAATTGCCGATGTCAAGGCTGGGACTGTCATGAAGGCAGTGCTCCGGCCTGCGGCGGCAGGTGTCTGA
- a CDS encoding methyltransferase: MVSECLVYDEVPALDDALLARCAALPTAAFSDAMQRFGGAVGLSPITSTGAGRKAVHLVGRALTVQTRPGDNLTVHKAADLAVPGEVLVVDAGAQTDRAIVGGLLASYAQKRGVAGIVLDGAVRDLSELAELGIPVFARGVSHLGPYKDGPGVIRGNIAVGGTAVCQGDLVVGDEDGIVFVPRHRAAAVVEAAEAVVERERLITLAINGDSWDRSWVDAGLTVQRVSR, from the coding sequence ATGGTCTCGGAATGCCTCGTATATGACGAAGTGCCGGCCTTGGACGACGCGCTCCTGGCTCGCTGCGCTGCTCTCCCGACCGCGGCGTTCTCGGACGCTATGCAACGCTTCGGCGGTGCCGTGGGGCTCTCGCCCATCACCTCAACCGGAGCTGGCAGGAAAGCAGTGCACCTCGTAGGTCGCGCCCTCACGGTCCAGACCCGTCCCGGGGATAATCTGACCGTCCACAAGGCCGCCGATCTGGCAGTTCCCGGTGAGGTCCTCGTGGTCGACGCCGGTGCCCAGACTGACCGCGCGATCGTCGGCGGGCTCCTGGCGAGTTACGCACAGAAACGGGGCGTAGCAGGGATAGTGCTCGACGGCGCTGTCCGGGACCTTTCGGAACTCGCGGAATTGGGCATCCCCGTTTTCGCCCGCGGAGTTTCCCATCTGGGCCCCTACAAGGACGGACCCGGGGTGATCCGGGGAAACATCGCCGTCGGTGGCACTGCCGTCTGCCAGGGAGATCTTGTTGTCGGCGATGAGGACGGCATCGTCTTCGTCCCGCGCCACCGCGCAGCCGCCGTGGTCGAAGCAGCCGAGGCCGTCGTTGAACGTGAACGGCTGATCACCCTGGCAATCAACGGCGACAGCTGGGACCGCAGCTGGGTCGACGCCGGACTTACCGTGCAGCGCGTCTCCAGATGA